One part of the Indicator indicator isolate 239-I01 chromosome 5, UM_Iind_1.1, whole genome shotgun sequence genome encodes these proteins:
- the CTDSP1 gene encoding carboxy-terminal domain RNA polymerase II polypeptide A small phosphatase 1 isoform X4 produces MEHQSIIAQVSREEGSAPLQEKGTQVPTKKPRSRSILQSLFCCLCCDEGEPCASTTSAPLLVEENGALPKAAVKHLLPEIKPQDASKLCVVIDLDETLVHSSFKVYVLKRPHVDEFLQRMGELFECVLFTASLAKYADPVADLLDKWGAFRTRLFRESCVFHRGNYVKDLSRLGRDLRRIIIVDNSPASYIFHPDNAVPVASWFDNMADTELLDLLPFFERLSKVEDVYAVLKKQRTNS; encoded by the exons ATGGAGCACCAGTCCATCATCGCCCAGGTtagcagggaggaggggagcgCTCCGCTGCAGGAGAAAG GTACCCAGGTCCCCACCAAGAAGCCTCGGAGCCGCAGCATTCTCCAGTCCctgttctgctgcctgtgctgtgatGAAGGGgagccctgtgccagcaccaCCAGTGCCCcactgctggtggaggagaatgGGGCTCTGCCCAAG GCTGCTGTCAAACACCTCCTGCCTGAGATCAAGCCACAGGATGCCAGCAAGCTCTGTGTGGTCATCGACCTGGATGAGACACTGGTGCACAGCTCCTTCAAG GTGTACGTGCTCAAGCGGCCACACGTGGACGAGTTCCTGCAGCGCATGGGCGAGCTGTTCGAGTGCGTGCTCTTCACCGCCAGCTTGGCCAAG TATGCGGACCCCGTGGCTGATCTGCTGGATAAATGGGGGGCTTTCCGGACACGGCTTTTCCGGGAATCCTGTGTCTTCCATCGTGGCAACTATGTGAAGGACCTGAGCCGCTTGGGCCGCGATTTGCGCCGCATCATCATTGTGGACAACTCGCCTGCATCCTACATCTTCCACCCCGATAACGCT GTGCCTGTGGCCTCCTGGTTCGATAACATGgcggacacagagctgctggacctgctgccCTTCTTCGAGAGGCTCAGCAAGGTGGAGGATGTGTACGCAGTGCTCAAGAAGCAACGGACTAACAGCTAG
- the CTDSP1 gene encoding carboxy-terminal domain RNA polymerase II polypeptide A small phosphatase 1 isoform X3, which produces MEHQSIIAQVSREEGSAPLQEKGTQVPTKKPRSRSILQSLFCCLCCDEGEPCASTTSAPLLVEENGALPKAAVKHLLPEIKPQDASKLCVVIDLDETLVHSSFKPVNNADFIIPVEIDGIMHQPPSAPCPQVYVLKRPHVDEFLQRMGELFECVLFTASLAKYADPVADLLDKWGAFRTRLFRESCVFHRGNYVKDLSRLGRDLRRIIIVDNSPASYIFHPDNAVPVASWFDNMADTELLDLLPFFERLSKVEDVYAVLKKQRTNS; this is translated from the exons ATGGAGCACCAGTCCATCATCGCCCAGGTtagcagggaggaggggagcgCTCCGCTGCAGGAGAAAG GTACCCAGGTCCCCACCAAGAAGCCTCGGAGCCGCAGCATTCTCCAGTCCctgttctgctgcctgtgctgtgatGAAGGGgagccctgtgccagcaccaCCAGTGCCCcactgctggtggaggagaatgGGGCTCTGCCCAAG GCTGCTGTCAAACACCTCCTGCCTGAGATCAAGCCACAGGATGCCAGCAAGCTCTGTGTGGTCATCGACCTGGATGAGACACTGGTGCACAGCTCCTTCAAG ccAGTGAACAACGCTGACTTCATCATTCCCGTGGAAATAGATGGCATCATGCACCAG CCT CCCTCTGCCCCCTGCCCACAGGTGTACGTGCTCAAGCGGCCACACGTGGACGAGTTCCTGCAGCGCATGGGCGAGCTGTTCGAGTGCGTGCTCTTCACCGCCAGCTTGGCCAAG TATGCGGACCCCGTGGCTGATCTGCTGGATAAATGGGGGGCTTTCCGGACACGGCTTTTCCGGGAATCCTGTGTCTTCCATCGTGGCAACTATGTGAAGGACCTGAGCCGCTTGGGCCGCGATTTGCGCCGCATCATCATTGTGGACAACTCGCCTGCATCCTACATCTTCCACCCCGATAACGCT GTGCCTGTGGCCTCCTGGTTCGATAACATGgcggacacagagctgctggacctgctgccCTTCTTCGAGAGGCTCAGCAAGGTGGAGGATGTGTACGCAGTGCTCAAGAAGCAACGGACTAACAGCTAG
- the CTDSP1 gene encoding carboxy-terminal domain RNA polymerase II polypeptide A small phosphatase 1 isoform X5: MEHQSIIAQVSREEGSAPLQEKGTQVPTKKPRSRSILQSLFCCLCCDEGEPCASTTSAPLLVEENGALPKPVNNADFIIPVEIDGIMHQVYVLKRPHVDEFLQRMGELFECVLFTASLAKYADPVADLLDKWGAFRTRLFRESCVFHRGNYVKDLSRLGRDLRRIIIVDNSPASYIFHPDNAVPVASWFDNMADTELLDLLPFFERLSKVEDVYAVLKKQRTNS; encoded by the exons ATGGAGCACCAGTCCATCATCGCCCAGGTtagcagggaggaggggagcgCTCCGCTGCAGGAGAAAG GTACCCAGGTCCCCACCAAGAAGCCTCGGAGCCGCAGCATTCTCCAGTCCctgttctgctgcctgtgctgtgatGAAGGGgagccctgtgccagcaccaCCAGTGCCCcactgctggtggaggagaatgGGGCTCTGCCCAAG ccAGTGAACAACGCTGACTTCATCATTCCCGTGGAAATAGATGGCATCATGCACCAG GTGTACGTGCTCAAGCGGCCACACGTGGACGAGTTCCTGCAGCGCATGGGCGAGCTGTTCGAGTGCGTGCTCTTCACCGCCAGCTTGGCCAAG TATGCGGACCCCGTGGCTGATCTGCTGGATAAATGGGGGGCTTTCCGGACACGGCTTTTCCGGGAATCCTGTGTCTTCCATCGTGGCAACTATGTGAAGGACCTGAGCCGCTTGGGCCGCGATTTGCGCCGCATCATCATTGTGGACAACTCGCCTGCATCCTACATCTTCCACCCCGATAACGCT GTGCCTGTGGCCTCCTGGTTCGATAACATGgcggacacagagctgctggacctgctgccCTTCTTCGAGAGGCTCAGCAAGGTGGAGGATGTGTACGCAGTGCTCAAGAAGCAACGGACTAACAGCTAG
- the CTDSP1 gene encoding carboxy-terminal domain RNA polymerase II polypeptide A small phosphatase 1 isoform X1, whose protein sequence is MEHQSIIAQVSREEGSAPLQEKGTQVPTKKPRSRSILQSLFCCLCCDEGEPCASTTSAPLLVEENGALPKAAVKHLLPEIKPQDASKLCVVIDLDETLVHSSFKPVNNADFIIPVEIDGIMHQVYVLKRPHVDEFLQRMGELFECVLFTASLAKYADPVADLLDKWGAFRTRLFRESCVFHRGNYVKDLSRLGRDLRRIIIVDNSPASYIFHPDNAVPVASWFDNMADTELLDLLPFFERLSKVEDVYAVLKKQRTNS, encoded by the exons ATGGAGCACCAGTCCATCATCGCCCAGGTtagcagggaggaggggagcgCTCCGCTGCAGGAGAAAG GTACCCAGGTCCCCACCAAGAAGCCTCGGAGCCGCAGCATTCTCCAGTCCctgttctgctgcctgtgctgtgatGAAGGGgagccctgtgccagcaccaCCAGTGCCCcactgctggtggaggagaatgGGGCTCTGCCCAAG GCTGCTGTCAAACACCTCCTGCCTGAGATCAAGCCACAGGATGCCAGCAAGCTCTGTGTGGTCATCGACCTGGATGAGACACTGGTGCACAGCTCCTTCAAG ccAGTGAACAACGCTGACTTCATCATTCCCGTGGAAATAGATGGCATCATGCACCAG GTGTACGTGCTCAAGCGGCCACACGTGGACGAGTTCCTGCAGCGCATGGGCGAGCTGTTCGAGTGCGTGCTCTTCACCGCCAGCTTGGCCAAG TATGCGGACCCCGTGGCTGATCTGCTGGATAAATGGGGGGCTTTCCGGACACGGCTTTTCCGGGAATCCTGTGTCTTCCATCGTGGCAACTATGTGAAGGACCTGAGCCGCTTGGGCCGCGATTTGCGCCGCATCATCATTGTGGACAACTCGCCTGCATCCTACATCTTCCACCCCGATAACGCT GTGCCTGTGGCCTCCTGGTTCGATAACATGgcggacacagagctgctggacctgctgccCTTCTTCGAGAGGCTCAGCAAGGTGGAGGATGTGTACGCAGTGCTCAAGAAGCAACGGACTAACAGCTAG
- the CTDSP1 gene encoding carboxy-terminal domain RNA polymerase II polypeptide A small phosphatase 1 isoform X2, producing the protein MEHQSIIAQVSREEGSAPLQEKGNHPPFPVPTKKPRSRSILQSLFCCLCCDEGEPCASTTSAPLLVEENGALPKAAVKHLLPEIKPQDASKLCVVIDLDETLVHSSFKPVNNADFIIPVEIDGIMHQVYVLKRPHVDEFLQRMGELFECVLFTASLAKYADPVADLLDKWGAFRTRLFRESCVFHRGNYVKDLSRLGRDLRRIIIVDNSPASYIFHPDNAVPVASWFDNMADTELLDLLPFFERLSKVEDVYAVLKKQRTNS; encoded by the exons ATGGAGCACCAGTCCATCATCGCCCAGGTtagcagggaggaggggagcgCTCCGCTGCAGGAGAAAGGTAATCACCCCCCCTTCCCG GTCCCCACCAAGAAGCCTCGGAGCCGCAGCATTCTCCAGTCCctgttctgctgcctgtgctgtgatGAAGGGgagccctgtgccagcaccaCCAGTGCCCcactgctggtggaggagaatgGGGCTCTGCCCAAG GCTGCTGTCAAACACCTCCTGCCTGAGATCAAGCCACAGGATGCCAGCAAGCTCTGTGTGGTCATCGACCTGGATGAGACACTGGTGCACAGCTCCTTCAAG ccAGTGAACAACGCTGACTTCATCATTCCCGTGGAAATAGATGGCATCATGCACCAG GTGTACGTGCTCAAGCGGCCACACGTGGACGAGTTCCTGCAGCGCATGGGCGAGCTGTTCGAGTGCGTGCTCTTCACCGCCAGCTTGGCCAAG TATGCGGACCCCGTGGCTGATCTGCTGGATAAATGGGGGGCTTTCCGGACACGGCTTTTCCGGGAATCCTGTGTCTTCCATCGTGGCAACTATGTGAAGGACCTGAGCCGCTTGGGCCGCGATTTGCGCCGCATCATCATTGTGGACAACTCGCCTGCATCCTACATCTTCCACCCCGATAACGCT GTGCCTGTGGCCTCCTGGTTCGATAACATGgcggacacagagctgctggacctgctgccCTTCTTCGAGAGGCTCAGCAAGGTGGAGGATGTGTACGCAGTGCTCAAGAAGCAACGGACTAACAGCTAG